One genomic window of Bacillus mycoides includes the following:
- a CDS encoding aminotransferase class I/II-fold pyridoxal phosphate-dependent enzyme — MNQNRMPLYEALMEFKERRLLSFHVPGHKNGLNFPQKASGGFKDILSIDVTELTGLDDLHSPFECIDEAQQLLAEVYGVHKSYFLINGSTVGNLAMILSCCGEHDIVLVQRNCHKSIINGLKLAGANPVFLNPWIDEVYDVPVGVHDDIIKEAITKYPNAKALILTHPNYYGMGIDLEVSIAYAHAHKIPVLVDEAHGAHFCIGDPFPKSALVYGADIVVHSAHKTLPAMTMGSYLHINSRLVSEEKVSSYLSMLQSSSPSYPIMASLDIARFAIAVIKEEGHDEIVEFLRRFKEGLRSIPQIAILQYPSQDELKVTVQTRCQLSGYELQSVFEKVGIYTEMADPYNVLFILPLQVNEGYMKAIEIIRVALQQYKVKDKTASIRYTYKGEISPLPYTYKQLERYETKLVSLEEAVGMIAAEMVIPYPPGIPLIMYGERITQEHTKQITHLEKTGARFQGSTKYMNVYDIESRF, encoded by the coding sequence ATGAATCAAAATCGTATGCCTTTATATGAGGCGTTAATGGAATTTAAAGAAAGGCGACTACTATCTTTTCATGTTCCAGGTCATAAGAATGGTTTAAACTTCCCTCAGAAAGCTTCAGGGGGGTTTAAGGACATATTATCGATTGATGTAACAGAGTTAACAGGATTAGATGATTTACATAGTCCATTTGAATGTATAGATGAAGCACAGCAATTATTAGCTGAAGTATATGGCGTGCACAAAAGTTATTTTTTAATTAATGGTTCAACAGTTGGAAATTTAGCAATGATTTTGTCTTGCTGCGGCGAACATGATATTGTCCTCGTACAAAGAAATTGTCATAAATCAATCATTAATGGTTTGAAATTAGCAGGGGCTAATCCGGTCTTTTTAAACCCATGGATTGATGAAGTATATGACGTACCAGTAGGTGTTCATGATGACATTATTAAGGAGGCAATTACAAAGTATCCAAATGCAAAAGCACTTATTTTAACACATCCTAATTACTATGGTATGGGAATTGATTTAGAGGTAAGTATCGCTTACGCACATGCACATAAAATTCCTGTTCTAGTAGATGAAGCCCATGGGGCACATTTTTGTATAGGGGACCCCTTCCCGAAGTCAGCATTAGTTTATGGTGCGGATATTGTGGTTCATTCCGCACATAAAACATTACCTGCGATGACAATGGGATCTTATTTACATATAAATAGCCGTTTGGTGAGCGAAGAAAAAGTTTCCTCCTATTTAAGTATGCTACAATCTAGTAGCCCATCGTATCCAATTATGGCTTCTCTTGATATAGCACGCTTTGCAATAGCAGTTATAAAGGAAGAGGGCCATGATGAAATCGTTGAGTTTTTACGCCGATTTAAAGAAGGATTGCGATCTATCCCACAAATAGCCATCTTGCAATATCCATCGCAAGATGAATTAAAGGTTACGGTGCAAACTCGCTGTCAGTTATCGGGATATGAATTACAGTCTGTATTTGAAAAGGTCGGTATATATACGGAAATGGCAGATCCATATAACGTCCTATTTATATTACCGTTACAAGTAAATGAGGGGTATATGAAAGCTATAGAGATAATTCGAGTAGCTTTGCAGCAATATAAGGTAAAAGACAAGACAGCATCAATTCGTTATACTTATAAAGGGGAAATTTCCCCTTTACCGTATACGTATAAACAATTAGAGAGATACGAAACGAAGCTAGTATCTCTAGAAGAAGCCGTTGGTATGATAGCGGCAGAAATGGTGATTCCGTATCCACCTGGAATTCCATTGATCATGTATGGAGAGAGAATTACTCAAGAACATACAAAGC